From the Saccharomycodes ludwigii strain NBRC 1722 chromosome I, whole genome shotgun sequence genome, one window contains:
- the TED1 gene encoding Ted1p (similar to Saccharomyces cerevisiae YIL039W | TED1 | Trafficking of Emp24p/Erv25p-dependent cargo Disrupted): MACKKFLKIIAVINILLALFTNIYIHLYPSLSPIACSWWEPNYNSEKCKAPQHFNTTYDRISFTFNKLIQDINKHYFQPSDANLGNGIKDKSGKREDIHLLAFGDPQINGVWPSTKYRSRLDMFGNDYYLGHIYATMTKRLRPSHVVVMGDLFSSQWIGDYEFYKRTMRYVKRLFPNSITNKVDELKMLVSKEHDEEGHYKTDWDKFAKNIFLTQKNHLIDAEDTLVDHFKFGYENVYKWNENDTFLFLNMTGNHDIGYGGDATWQHMSRWHDIFGHDNFYIEYEKQTDHPWRIVSVNSMLLDGPPLEDTFRDITWEFLYQVFERNFNGSTILLTHIPLAKKEGLCVDGPFFKYYPNEYEDEPYKSGLLRSQNHLSQETTDKLLNLVFHNGKPGIILTGHDHEGCETYYNMYRSKKRDDPENIASVRWTCEKEIDPKSDYHIKEVTVKSMMGHYGGNTGLVTGHFDGENWQWYYTVCPFTVQHIWWISKISLILAGFFVSLLIVV; this comes from the coding sequence atggcatgtaaaaagtttttaaaaataatagctGTAATAAATATCCTTTTAGCACTATTTACAAACATCTATATTCATTTATATCCCTCTTTATCGCCAATTGCCTGTTCATGGTGGGAACCAAATTACAATTCAGAAAAATGTAAAGCTCCACAACATTTTAATACTACCTATGATAGGATTTCGTTCACTTTCAATAAACTAATTCAAGATATAAACaaacattattttcaacCTTCTGATGCCAATTTAGGTAATGGAATAAAGGACAAAAGTGGTAAAAGAGAAGATATCCACTTGTTAGCCTTTGGTGATCCACAAATTAACGGTGTGTGGCCAAGTACAAAATATAGAAGTAGATTAGATATGTTTGGGAACGATTATTATTTAGGCCACATATATGCTACAATGACCAAAAGGTTGAGACCATCACATGTGGTGGTCATGGgagatttattttcaagtCAGTGGATTGGAGATTATGAATTCTATAAGAGAACAATGAGATATGTTAAAAGGTTATTTCCAAACTCAATTACTAATAAAGTAGACGAGTTAAAAATGTTGGTATCAAAAGAACATGATGAGGAGGGGCATTATAAAACGGACTGGGATAAGTTTGctaaaaatatctttttaacGCAAAAAAACCACCTAATTGATGCTGAGGACACTCTTGTAGATCATTTCAAGTTTGGTTATGAAAATGTTTATAAATGGAATGAAAACGATacgtttttatttcttaatATGACCGGTAATCATGATATCGGTTATGGTGGTGATGCAACATGGCAGCATATGTCTAGATGGCACGACATTTTTGGGCATGACAATTTTTACATTGAATATGAAAAACAGACGGACCATCCTTGGAGAATTGTTTCTGTGAATTCAATGTTATTGGATGGTCCTCCATTGGAGGATACTTTCAGGGATATCACATGGGAATTCCTATATCAAGTTTTTgaaagaaattttaatgGTTCCACCATATTATTAACGCATATTCCACTGGCTAAGAAAGAAGGGTTGTGTGTAGATGgtccattttttaaatattatccCAATGAATACGAAGATGAGCCCTATAAAAGTGGATTATTGAGATCACAAAATCATCTAAGTCAGGAAACAACAGAtaaattgttaaatttaGTTTTTCATAATGGTAAGCCCGGCATTATATTAACTGGCCATGATCACGAAGGTTGTGAAACATATTATAACATGTACAGAAGCAAGAAGAGAGATGACCCTGAAAACATAGCATCTGTCAGATGGACTTGTGAGAAGGAAATTGATCCCAAAAGTGACTATCATATTAAAGAGGTTACTGTCAAATCTATGATGGGTCATtatggtggtaacactgggTTAGTTACTGGTCATTTTGATGGTGAAAATTGGCAGTGGTATTATACTGTTTGTCCGTTCACCGTCCAGCATATTTGGTGGATAAGCAAAATATCGTTGATTTTAGCTGGGTTCTTTGTATCACTATTGATTGTGGTATGA
- the SAP1 gene encoding putative AAA family ATPase SAP1 (similar to Saccharomyces cerevisiae YER047C | SAP1 | Sin1 Associated Protein) has translation MDHQNNSFSVLSKFSRLRRKPLQPLTDLTELYNRTAHQTIYYRKLTEDGDFNNALFGWKSLNTLILYELQQMEKKYPHPELYNQDESSLMNGVRNFHMKCMENIEYCKTKLEEKQGQGDESTENNNNHINNSKQTQSPYFSTYKKYHSPSPCRNKRPHNYHHHESGRLLRTLRDPHQQQKSTSYIYNSNNSSASTIPTPNDNSTKDTSAPPFIKHNNNNSNSNNNDNSNSIDNTKTDSFTYLKEEKMKARLSPPPAMKQEIFSTTEPGFDIQRHEGLELIDLTSDDDSEDEFSVCQAEEKGVQDKSAFEINDYYNYKEDTEKQHQEIEDLVTLLDRSILNNSATENFTFTDNKTANDNNEVKNGKDIPLLPPPIPTLIPPELRLIQNDSGNTEIPSMRKSSPSASSSPSPSPSIVSKSQKPKVIGSNSPNWKPRPSFLKQEMSKSCTNSNGKPIAKSSVASNYQLSVKNPIASQNSNSTPNVKELRNYRTSKPKAHSTSSLVNSVGGKKYNGYGKKVSVNTNNNSCDNIKPGGGRRVIRKVNSSPATIKKKTKSAVSKSSSPAVYNDGSSVNRRPVAKKQFSKKTTVDQSQFDTFSGFNGDINANSPIGQDEREPEISKNDLKNILEEEIINSIPGVDKNAARQIFAEIVVSGDEVHWEDIAGLETAKSSLKEAVVYPFLRPDLFRGLREPIRGMLLFGPPGTGKTMLARAVATESQSTFFSISASSLTSKYLGESEKLVRALFAIAKKLSPSIIFVDEIDSIMGARNNEGENESSRRIKNEFLVQWSSLSSATTNNTGHNENSNNNLTEQTQIPSKTAFQQKPVDDRVLVLAATNLPWSIDEAARRRFVRRQYIPLPEDETRLLQLKKLMSAQNNTLEEQDFEKLVQLTKCFSGSDITSLCKDAAMGPLRELGEKLLSTPTENIRAVKLGDFVKSLQYIKPSVSTAGLADYEKWATQYGSSGV, from the coding sequence ATGGATCATCAAAATAATTCCTTCAGTGTTCTATCCAAATTTTCGAGGTTAAGGAGAAAACCACTACAGCCGTTAACTGACTTGACTGAATTATATAACAGAACAGCGCATCAAACAATATATTACAGAAAATTAACCGAAGATGGTGATTTCAATAATGCCCTTTTTGGGTGGAAGTCACTAAACACACTTATTCTTTATGAATTGCAACAaatggaaaagaaatatcCACATCCTGAACTATATAATCAGGACGAATCGAGTTTGATGAATGGTGTTCGTAATTTTCACATGAAATGTATGGAAAATATTGAGTATTGCAAAACGAAATTAGAGGAGAAACAAGGACAAGGAGATGAATCCAccgaaaataataataatcatattaACAATTCCAAACAGACACAAAGCCCATACTTTTCtacttataaaaaatatcattcgCCATCCCCCTGTAGAAATAAGAGACCTcataattatcatcatcatgaATCAGGTAGATTGTTAAGAACATTAAGAGATCCtcatcaacaacaaaaatcgACATCTTATATCTacaatagtaacaatagtAGCGCTTCTACAATACCAACGCCTAATGATAACTCAACTAAAGATACATCAGCACCACCATTTATAAagcataataataataatagtaatagcaataataatgataatagtaacaGTATTGATAACACCAAAACTGATTCCTTTACATAcctaaaagaagaaaaaatgaaagcGCGACTTAGCCCTCCCCCTGCGATGAAAcaagaaatattttcaacaacAGAGCCTGGGTTTGATATTCAGCGGCATGAAGGTTTGGAACTGATTGATTTGACATCAGATGATGATAGTGAAGATGAATTTTCTGTTTGTCAAGCTGAAGAGAAAGGTGTTCAAGATAAAAGTGCTTTTGAAAtaaatgattattataattacaAAGAAGATACTGAGAAGCAACATCAAGAAATTGAGGATCTCGTCACTTTGTTAGACAGATCAATTTTAAACAACTCTGCAACAGAGAATTTTACCTTTAcagataataaaactgCCAACGATAATAACGAAGTTAAAAATGGAAAGGATATTCCCCTATTACCACCTCCGATACCAACGTTGATTCCCCCAGAATTGAGGTTAATTCAGAATGACAGTGGTAACACTGAGATTCCTTCCATGAGAAAATCTAGTCCGTCAGCATCTTCATCTCCATCTCCATCTCCATCCATTGTTTCCAAATCACAGAAACCAAAAGTTATTGGTAGTAACAGTCCAAACTGGAAGCCAAGGCCATCTTTTCTTAAACAAGAAATGTCAAAAAGCTGTACGAATAGTAATGGTAAACCGATTGCTAAATCTTCAGTAGCTAGCAATTATCAGTTGTCAGTTAAAAACCCTATTGCTTCtcaaaatagtaatagtacaCCAAATGTTAAAGAGTTACGTAATTATAGAACATCTAAACCAAAAGCACATAGTACAAGTTCTTTGGTAAATTCAGTGGGGGGTAAGAAATATAATGGATATGGCAAAAAAGTATCGGtgaatactaataataatagctgCGATAATATAAAACCTGGCGGGGGTAGAAGAGTGATTAGAAAGGTAAACTCTTCACCCGctacaattaaaaaaaagacaaaatcTGCAGTTTCAAAATCATCTTCCCCTGCAGTCTATAATGACGGCAGTAGTGTCAATAGACGACCCGTGGCCAAGAAACAATTCTCTAAAAAGACGACTGTAGATCAAAGTCAATTTGACACCTTTAGTGGTTTCAATGGAGATATCAATGCAAACTCGCCAATAGGACAGGATGAAAGAGAACCCGAAATAAGCAAgaatgatttaaaaaatattctagAGGAGGAAATAATTAACAGCATACCTGGAGTAGATAAAAATGCAGCACGGCAAATTTTTGCGGAAATTGTTGTGTCTGGAGATGAAGTCCATTGGGAAGACATAGCTGGACTAGAAACCGCTAAGAGTTCATTAAAAGAAGCAGTGGTGTATCCATTTTTGAGGCCTGATTTATTTAGAGGGTTGAGAGAACCAATAAGAGGTATGTTATTGTTTGGCCCACCAGGTACTGGTAAAACGATGTTAGCTAGAGCAGTGGCTACTGAATCACAATCCACTTTTTTCAGTATCAGTGCCAGTAGTTTGACTTCCAAATACTTGGGCGAAAGTGAAAAGTTGGTTCGTGCTTTATTTGCCATTGCCAAGAAATTATCACCTAGCATTATATTTGTTGATGAAATAGATAGTATAATGGGAGCTAGGAACAACGAGGGGGAAAATGAAAGCAGTAGAAGAATTAAGAACGAATTTTTAGTTCAGTGGTCATCCTTGTCTtcagcaacaacaaataatacTGGTCACAATGAgaatagtaacaataatctAACTGAACAAACACAAATTCCAAGTAAGACTGCGTTTCAGCAAAAACCAGTGGATGATAGGGTTTTGGTGTTGGCGGCTACTAATTTGCCTTGGTCCATAGATGAAGCGGCCAGACGTAGGTTTGTGCGAAGACAATATATCCCGCTACCTGAAGATGAAACTAGATTATTACAactaaaaaagttaatgtCTGCTCAAAATAACACATTGGAGGAAcaagattttgaaaaattagtCCAATTGACTAAATGTTTTTCCGGCAGTGATATAACCTCCTTATGTAAGGATGCAGCCATGGGTCCTTTAAGAGAATTGggagaaaaattattgagTACACCAACTGAAAACATTAGAGCCGTTAAACTGGGTGATTTTGTTAAAAGTTTGCAATATATCAAGCCGTCAGTTTCTACCGCTGGGTTAGCAGATTATGAAAAGTGGGCTACTCAGTATGGTTCATCTGGAGTTTAA
- a CDS encoding TauD/TfdA dioxygenase family protein, whose amino-acid sequence MPVKITPLENKPLGAKVTLPEGCTDPSTLNEEDFQTLYNALLTHLVLVIPGMENLTPKSQWKLTTMFDSSCDQTGKSYGHGKEFRHAQSVLRKDGTAIPDQPQVQVLGQGTFPPGHYGLDEITLTHPTHFTFHKDPLPEEKCFNKNTGAKDASNDDLELTRYYRWHIDSALYKLSPPVCTTLLGIHVPPHNRLQKIVYEDNGDELNLTQGATCFVSGANAFDLLSDEDKELALHSTVVYAPHPYIFISPAGATADGLTMVSEGKEMALDKLPEWEEKYVKKLPLVWTNPVTKKQHLQVHGCCIYQLILPDGSVLELEEARKKAHKLMRPAIDPQHVYAHSWDKGDLCIFFNRGVWHSVTGQFDEGEKRLMHQCNIASGNDPVTILSPEE is encoded by the coding sequence atgcCCGTTAAAATTACTCcattagaaaataaaccaTTGGGTGCTAAAGTCACTTTACCAGAGGGTTGTACTGACCCAAGTACCTTAAACGAAGAAGATTTTCAAACACTATACAATGCTTTATTAACACATTTAGTTTTGGTAATCCCAGGTATGGAAAATTTAACTCCAAAATCACAATGGAAATTAACCACTATGTTCGATTCAAGTTGTGATCAAACTGGTAAATCCTATGGACATGGCAAAGAATTTAGGCACGCTCAATCTGTTTTAAGAAAAGACGGTACTGCTATTCCAGATCAGCCACAAGTTCAAGTATTGGGCCAAGGGACTTTCCCTCCTGGTCATTATGGTCTTGATGAAATTACTTTAACTCACCCAACACATTTTACCTTTCATAAGGATCCATTGCCAGAGGAAAAAtgtttcaataaaaatactggCGCTAAAGACGCCTCCAATGACGATTTGGAATTGACTAGATATTATAGATGGCATATTGATTCAGCATTGTACAAGTTGAGTCCACCAGTATGTACTACTTTATTGGGAATTCATGTTCCACCACATAACAGATTgcaaaaaattgtttatgAAGATAATGGTGATGAATTGAACTTGACTCAAGGTGCCACCTGTTTTGTTTCTGGTGCCAATGCATTTGATTTGCTGTCTGATGAAGATAAAGAGTTAGCTTTGCATTCTACTGTAGTTTACGCGCCTCATCCATATATCTTTATTTCCCCTGCTGGTGCAACTGCAGATGGGTTAACTATGGTGAGCGAGGGTAAGGAAATGGCACTTGATAAATTACCAGAATGGgaagaaaaatatgttaAGAAATTGCCGCTAGTTTGGACTAACCCTGTTACTAAGAAACAGCATTTACAAGTACATGGGTGTTGTATTTACCAATTAATTTTACCAGATGGTAGTGTTTTGGAGTTAGAAGAGGCCAGGAAAAAAGCTCATAAATTGATGAGACCTGCTATTGATCCTCAACATGTTTATGCTCATTCTTGGGACAAAGGTGACCTAtgtatcttttttaatagagGTGTTTGGCATAGTGTTACTGGCCAATTCGATGAAGgtgaaaaaagattaatgcACCAATGCAATATTGCTAGCGGTAATGATCCTGTTACGATTTTGAGCCCAGAAGAGTAA